The genomic region TGATAGTGTTAAATAACATTCAATAATAATTAAGTGGGCAAAGTTTCTGTaagcattaattgattaattagtattattgttattataaggctgttaatattatttatattattattattatttctggcATTCGTTTTTCATATTGAATTTTCCATTATGACGACTTTAAATGAAAACAGTAAGCTGATTATTTTAATAGgcttctattctatctgttacaAAGCACAGACTGCGTTTCCATACGTCTGTCCGCGTGCGAATCCACTAACAACTAGGCTACTTTTACatgaatgaaaagtttaactccaTAGGCTACATTTTTGCAGAAATTCTATTTAGGCTAACACGGCAAAACTCCCTCTCTAAAGTGAAGCACCGATCTATCGTCGAAGGGACCGTTCAGCGCTGTTTGCTCGGATATTTTCACACTGTGAAATCACGGCTTTCAGTCGTCATAGTCCAAACGCATTCATATTCATATACCATCAAAATTCCAGTAATCTCGATCTCAGTAGGAACCCGAAGCATTTGAGCTATTGTGCGGACTTCAATCGCAGcagaaaacacaaaacagcacgagAATGTGCGCTGCCTCGACAGCTCTGAGaactccggctctctggcgagtCTTTCCACAAAGCGCTCATAAAAATCTACTTGACTTTTCAACCCCAACTATTCCAAGCGATTAGGCCAATTGTACTTCCATCTTCTCACTGCCCAAAAACTGCTGTCTTTATCTGCTCACAACTGACACAAATGGGCCGAAAGAAATTCGGCAGACCAGGATGCAACAATCCTCTTCATTTCCACCGGCTTCCTATTGAGGTTTATTCATTGGGAACCGCATGCAAATCATCTGCTATTCATGGGCGTTTTAACACACGGGCACAGATGTGGGGTATTATTTGGGCTCGACCGACTGAAACTGTCATTGCGCGCTCAAGGGCGGGTTAACCTAATCAATCATGTTGACTAGTTTGTGTTAGAGAAGATTCATAAACCATATGGCGCGAGGAGGAAAGCAAGCTTTATGTTGTCCTCGTGACAATGTGAGAGGGGGAACCTTGTTCAGTTGTCCTAATTAAGATTCAAGCACTTAACACACACAGAAACTCTTCTTAACACACACAATGGAGCGATGTGTAAAAGTGCTCTGCCTCTCTCAGCTGTTTAACTCCACGAGAGTGTGCCATAAAATCATTtgcataaaataatacattttatgcatGGCAGCTTATCcttattacactgtaaaaaaaaagtagacctaAACTTAAATTTAATCGCTGCCTTAAAATTTTAGGTGGACCTAAACGTTGTCTTTGCAGTTTAATTAGGCTACCAGTGAAAAAAGGGTTAAGATAGAGATAATTAtttgtgttgggggggggggggggattgttGTAGCATGattatgtatattaaaaaaaatagtgattTTTATTGATATCTtgcaaataaaattgtatttcctATATCCGAAGGGTTTATAgggaaattataattttataatccaGCTCAGCATACAATGCATGATTAAACTCAAGGTAAGGAAACATTGTGAAATTACATATACCctttatttacataaatgaagATTAAATAGAATGTTACAATAAATTTAACGAGTTAGATGCATCATAACttgttatatatacacacacacaaccttgccCTTGCATTGTCTTGGacatacattttatgtttattttttgttgttgtaataatttgttaataatgCCAGTAGGAAATGTGCAAGGAACTGggaaatataatgtaaaacttGAGTCTTGCCAATTACAATGTGGAAAcaagactgaataaattcactttttGATGACTTctgaaattatttataaatatataattctattCAGATGAGAATTTAATTGAAAATCACTTTTGGCATAGAGTTTCTACAGCGGTCATAAATGTGTTGAGGTGTAAACAACTGCAAACATTTCCTTCGAAAAACAAGAAATAAAGCTTAAAATGTACATACACATGTTGCAGTCTTGATACTCTAAGCATTTCTCAGAtcttaatgaaaatgtattcctTAAACCATTTCTTCGATCTGGACATCAGAACGTAGAGGTCctttcaataaattaaaaataagagaGACAAAACTTTCCTTGCATTACAAGTTCTTCAGCAGAGTCCGTGCAAAAGTTGTGAAAAATGCCCTTCTCTGAAAACAAGGACCTGCTTTTAATCGTCCACCTCAATTTCCTCATCCTCCTCTGAGAACTCGTCTGTGGTTTGGCCTCTGGATGAGGATGGGGACTGTGGAAAGGCTCTTGGGGAAAGGCTGGGAGAAATGGGCCCCGAGCCACCTTGAGGGTCTTCCATGTCCTCCATGGACACTAGTTTCTCCAATGCCTGTGGTGGGATTTTCTTGAGGGACTCCACATCCGCCTTCATCTCCTCCAGGTCTCTCTTGAGCTTGGCCCGGCGGTTCTGGAACCAGGTGATGACCTGCGCGTTGGTCAGACCCAGCTGCTGTGCGATCTGGTCTCTGTCGGCCGGTGAAAGGTATTTCTGGTACAAAAAGCGCTTTTCCAGCTCGTAGATCTGGTGGTTGGTGAAGGCCGTGCGCGACTTCCGTCGTTTTTTGGAGGCCTGTCTTTGGCCAAAGGCGTTGAGATGTTCACGACCTTTAAATGGAAAGAAAGGAGAGTTGATTTCCAGGAACACATGACAGGAATAACACAGGAGGCGAGTGTGGGTCACAATTCAGAACAACTTTCATCAGTAAGTCATTCCCAGACACTGTAAAGCTACTGCTCATTCAGTAAACTGAAACATGAACTTACAGCAACATGTGCAAA from Carassius carassius chromosome 29, fCarCar2.1, whole genome shotgun sequence harbors:
- the LOC132110168 gene encoding transcription factor LBX2-like, whose translation is MTSSSKDMKAGSVLQSSGNERRRGPLDQLPPPANSNKPLTPFSIEDILNKPSVKKSVGSLCPPRVLEKVTVSSASRNGISAPSSPLCALEELASKTFKGLEVSVIQAAEGREHLNAFGQRQASKKRRKSRTAFTNHQIYELEKRFLYQKYLSPADRDQIAQQLGLTNAQVITWFQNRRAKLKRDLEEMKADVESLKKIPPQALEKLVSMEDMEDPQGGSGPISPSLSPRAFPQSPSSSRGQTTDEFSEEDEEIEVDD